GGCAAACCATTTATCTACTCTCAAATCTATCTGCGACGCTGGTGAGAATTAGTCGGCCTCTACGCTCATCTCTACTCCAAACTGCTGCCGACGGCGCGAATTAGTCGGCCTCTACGATTATCTCATCCCCAAACTGCAGCGATGGCGGGAATTAGTCGGTCTCTCCGCTCATCTCTACTCCAAACTGCTACCGAAGGCCAGAATTAGTCGGTCTCCCCGCTTATCTCTTCTACAAACTGCTACCTATGGCGAGAATTAGTCGGTCTCTCCCCTTATCTCTTCTCCAAACTGTTGCCAATGGCGGGAATTAGTCGGTCTCTCCGCTCATCTCTACTCCAAACTGCTACCGATGGAGGGAATTAGTCGGTCTCCCCGCTTATCTCTTCTACAAACTGCGGCGCACCCGCATATATAAAATAATGTATTCTTTGAAACAAAAGAATAATTCCCCAAACTCTCTCTCTTGTTAAATACAGCCTATCTGGTCAAGCCGTCCGTTTCTGTGATAAAATCAAGGATATGACATTCCGGTTTATCCGAAAGCGAGGGACTATAGATGGCTAACAAGAAAATGCGTTCAGACATGATCACCAAAGGCTTCGATCGCGCACCACATCGTAGCTTGTTACGTGCTGCAGGCGTTAAAGAGGAAGATTTCGGCAAGCCATTCATCGCAGTTTGCAATTCTTATATTGATATCGTTCCAGGTCACATTCATTTGCAAGAATTCGGTAAAATCGTTAAAGAAGCTATCCGCGAAGCGGGTGGCGTACCTTTCGAGTTCAACACCATCGGTGTAGATGATGGAATTGCAATGGGTCATATCGGCATGCGCTACTCACTAGCAAGCCGCGAAATTATTGCCGATTCCGTTGAAACAGTAGTTAACGCTCACTGGTTTGACGGCATGGTATGTATTCCTAACTGCGATAAAATTACTCCGGGAATGATGATGGGCGCTTTGCGCGTTAACATTCCTACACTATTCGTAAGCGGTGGACCTATGAAGGCGGGCAAAACGTCTGATGGACGTTCCATCTCCCTTTCCAGCGTATTTGAAGGCGTTGGTGCTTACCAAGCCGGCAAAATCGACGATAGCGCATTGCTTGAACTCGAACAATATGGTTGTCCAACCTGTGGATCATGCTCTGGTATGTTTACAGCTAACTCCATGAACTGCTTAGCTGAAGGACTTGGACTAGCGCTTCCAGGAAACGGTACGATTCTGGCCGTTGCACCTGAGCGTAGAGATTTCGTAAGAAAATCCGCTAAACAGCTTATGGAGCTTATCAAATTAGATATCAAACCTCGTGACATCGTAACCAAAGATGCTATCGACAATGCTTTTGCACTCGATATGGCTATGGGTGGTTCTACGAATACCGTGTTGCATACACTAGCTCTTGCTATCGAGGCTGGTATCGATTACCCAATCGAACGAATCAATGAAGTTGCAGAACGCGTGCCTCACTTGGCTAAAATTGCTCCTGCTTCCGATTGGCATATCGAAGACGTTCATAATGCTGGTGGAGTTAGTGCAGTTATTAACGAGCTTCTTAAAAAAGAAGGAGCTATCCACGGAGATTGCATTACCGTTACTGGTAAAACTTTGCGTGAAAACGTTGAAGGCTGCGAGATTCAGAATACAGAAGTTATCCATACAATTGATAACCCTCATACTGAGCGTGGCGGATTGGCTGTTCTGTTTGGTAACTTGGCTCCTCAGGGCGCAATCGTCAAAGTCGGCGCAGTTGACAAGTCTGTCGGCGGCTATCACAAAGGCCCTGCTATTTGCTTCGATTCACAAGACGATTGTCTTGCTGGTATCGCTAATGGCAAAATCAAAGAAGGCCATGTTGTTGTCATTCGTTACGAAGGACCTAAAGGCGGACCAGGTATGCCGGAAATGCTTGCACCTACCTCGCAAATTATGGGTATGGGACTTGGCGCTAAAGTCGGCCTGATTACGGACGGACGCTTCTCTGGAGCATCTCGCGGAATCTCCATTGGTCACATCTCTCCGGAAGCTGCCGAAGGCGGACCAATTGCATTCGTTAACGATGGTGATATCATCGAGTTGGATCTTAACAACCGTTCGATTACTCTTCAAATTACTGATGAGGAAATGGATCGTCGTCGCTCTGAATGGAAAGGCTTCGAACCTAAAATCAAACGTGGTTACCTTGCTCGTTACTCCGCAATGGTTACTTCCGCTAGCACCGGCGGCGTTATGAAAATGTAATTTATTCTTCAAGCATAGCAAAGCACCGCCGTCCTTATTGGACAGCGGTGCTTTTATCTTTAGTGGGCTTAAATTACCCAATAGGTGTACCATTAGGTAATTTAATATCTGGTTCCAAGAGAACCACATCCCCCTTTTCCGGTATCCCTCCAAGAACTAATACTTCTGATTTGAAACCCGCTATACGTCGAGCAGGAAAGTTAACTACACCTATTATTTGTTTCCCTATAATCTCCTCAGCCTTATAACGTTTTATTATTTTGAACGTTGTGCTTACTTGATTTTGACCAAAAATACATTCCCATACCGACTAAAGTCAACATACTGCCTAAGAACTGAAATAAAGAAATTGTTTCCCCTAGTAATAAGTAAGCAAGAATAATGGCAAGAACAGGTTCTCCAATAATTCCAACCGAGACTGTTGTTGCCCCAATTGATTTTAACAACAGATTAAAAAGATATTGTCCAAAAATAGTTGGGATTATCGCAAGCAACAAAAAATAAGTCCAATCGGATGAATCGTAATCAATTAAAGAGAAATTATTTAACAAATTGTAAATGAGCATGACGGTACCACCAATAAAGAAAACGATAATGCTGTACACATTTACATCAATTTTACGACTTACTTTCTGCCCTACCAACAGATATGCAGAAATGAACAGTGCACCTATTAACGATAAGCCATCTCCAATTAGAGCATTTCTCGAAATCCCTATGTCTCCCCAAGCTATAATGATTGAACCAAAAAGAGCAACGGACAAGCAAAAAACGGTTAGCAGATTAGCTTGTTCTTTGAACAAAAAGGTTGAACCGATCAGTACAAATAATGGTTGCAACGTCAAGAAGACCATAGAGCTTGCAACTGAGGTATAGACCAATGATTCCATCCAGAATAAAAAGTGTAACCCTAGAAAAAGTCCGGCTAAAAGTACGATAAACCAATCTTTTTTATTCATCTCTACGGAGCGAAGTGTTTTCCAAGGTACAAAAGCGAGCATGATGAATACGGACATATACAATCTGTACATTCCAGCCACAGAAGTGGGTGTATTTGAAAATTTTATCATGATAGAAGAGATAGACACTGACAATATGCTTATAAATAACAAAATAAACGGATGAGAAGGCAATGAAGATTTAATTAATTTACCCATAGGTCCTCCAAGCTGTTAGTACAATTACTTGTGCACAGTATTGTAATGATAAGTCGACAATGGATATAATAATATCATCGCCAACGTTTTTTTCGTGTAACAATATATCTAATTTATATCGAAATATCGTCTAATAAAGGAGTTTGCAATTTGAAAAAACAATTACACGAAGCTATTCAGTACCCTGACGAGGCATTTCCATACATCATGTACACTCATACTAATCATAGATCTATTCCTAAAGGCAGAGGAGTTAATGATTTACATTGGCACGAAGAATTACAAATTACTCTAGTGACCAAAGGGAAACTAACCATACAAATCAATGGTATCGATTATGGTTTAGGAACGGGTCAGGCAATTTTTATCAATAAGAGCGTTCTTCACATTGTTACACACCTAACTCATGACGGTGAATATGTGAGCTTTAATTTTCCGGAGAAGCTACTCGCCTTTTATTCAGATAGTTCCATGCAGAAAAACTATGTACTTCCATTTACTAATTCTTACCTATTATCTTTAGAAATTAATGGTGATGCGGAGTGGCAAAACAAAATTCTTCATATCCTATGGGATATGAAGAAGGAATTCGAAATGAAAAAGTCCTGGGGGTGGCAGTATGAGATTTCCATCAAAACGGTTCAGTTATGGTTAATTCTAATATCCAACATTTCGTTATCCTCAGAGGAGTCCGCTAAACACAACAGACTTCAACAAGAGAGATTGCAATTAATGCTTAGCTTTATCCACCAAAACTATTCAAACAATATAACTTTGAAGGAAATTGCTGAGGTAGCGCATTTGAGTGTTTCGGAGTGCACTCGCAGCTTCAAAAAAGGCATCCATATGACTCCTTACTATTACTTGGTTAAGTTCCGTATTAAAAGGAGCTGCGAGCTATTAGAATCTACTGAATATACGATAACCGAAATTGCCTTGAGGGTTGGCTTCAATCATGTAAATCATTTTATCCAGTCTTTTAAAAAACATTGTGACATTACACCTAAGGAATTCCGAAAAATTAGAAATGTACAGAAACACCACCAAGCAACCAAAAATTAAGGGGCTGCCACATCAGGTCTCTTCAGACCTAATGGAACAACCCCCATACTGTTACCTCTTATGAAAAACTACACCAGCTTGCCGATCGATCCTTCTTCGAAATCCTCGCTAGCTTCCTCCACTTCAGAAGCCTTCTGCTTAGGGATATCCGCCTTTACTGTTCTTTCCCGATCAGGACGCCGCTTCTCCCGCGACTCATCAGCCCAAGTCATCAATATTTCCCGGGGCATAATAAGCATCCGCGGACTCATCGTTTCGCCTCTTTCGCGTACCCTTTTATTACCTGAAGGATGAATGACCCGAATAAGAATTCTTAAATAAATATTTGTAGTCCAGGAGAAAAAACCTCTAGGTAAATCATAAGTCCCATAACCAAGTGATTCCGCACCGCGATGAATCATAGATACGCCATAAAGCGCCTTTACCTTATCACCATTCGTAGCTTTAGCAAGCTCTCTCGCCATATCAGGCAATGTTCTTTCCATCTCACGAATAATTTTTATTCCAATTTGCAAAGTAGACTTAGAATTCATTCCTAACTCAAACAGCATTTGATTCTCGAAATGGATTTCCATAATGTAGTCCCCGGAGTGTAATGTTGCATTTGCACGCAAATCCATTGGCGGCCCCGAGTATCGACGAATACGATAATTAAAAAATTTACCATCCCCCACGGGATGAAGTCTGAACAGAAGGTGGAATACCTTTTCGTATGCCATCCACACGCTTACTAATAGCTTTTTCATGAAGCCAATAGATGGATTATTTTCAACAATAGACTCGTCACTGTTCACTTGGGGTCTCCTCGCAGCCATATGAGTATCTACCCCTTTATTCTTAGCCCGCTCCGTAATTTCGATCATTTCATCAATGCCGATAAAACGATAGCCCATCTTGCGCCCGTCATCCAATATCCGCTCTAAAGCCGAGATTGTATTCGCCGGAGCATCACGATCTGCTCCAAAGGTACTTCCACAGTCATGCAACAGAAATACTTGACCTGGCTTGAGCTTGCCCTTCATGCGTTTATATAGCTTTTCTGCACCTAATCTTTTACGCCAATCTCCGAATAACGAGGTCCATAACACGATTTGTAAATATCCCAGGTTTGCATAATCGAAGACATTCACCATTCCCCAAGGAGGGCGATAGTACATCGGTCTGATACCCGTTATTTTCTTGATAATATCTGAGGTTCGATGTATTTGCCGCTTGACGGTTCGAGGACGCATAAACCAATTCGTATGATGGACGTAATTGTGAATACCAATGATATGTCCTTCTTCATGAATACGAGCAACGATCTCGGGATACCGCTCTGCATTCTCACCTACGACAAAGAAAGTCGCTTTCGCTCCTTCCCGCTTAAGTAAATCTAGAAGCTTTGGCGTATAGACTGGGTCTGGCCCATCATCAAAGGTAAGTGCAACCTCCTTCTTCGCCTGTCCCTTCATAAATACTCTAAATCCAAAAATCCGACTAATTAAAGCTGGTAAAAAAGCGTAAAAAGTCAAAAAATAAAAACCTATCCAGAGGATGATTTCCATGCCTTCCCCACCATCTTGATTGCTGTATTTATAATTGCGTGAGATGTGCGCTTATATCTTCTATTTTATCATACCCCACTGCAAAATAGGCATGGTATAGGCATCTTTTTTGTAATCGTGTACAATAAAAATAAAAATGGGACAGGCGTGCGATAGATCGTGCGTGGAAAAGGTGGATAATCAAATGTTTTCCTTGTATCAGAAGTATTGGCGAACTGCATTCGATATCGGCATCATTGTTTTAACGGTTTGGTTAACGATGTATGTTTTCAGCTATTTGTACAACCTTGCTACTCCCGTTTTTTTATCCTTTGTTGTTTTTTGGTGCATCGAGCCTCT
This portion of the Cohnella abietis genome encodes:
- a CDS encoding AraC family transcriptional regulator; protein product: MKKQLHEAIQYPDEAFPYIMYTHTNHRSIPKGRGVNDLHWHEELQITLVTKGKLTIQINGIDYGLGTGQAIFINKSVLHIVTHLTHDGEYVSFNFPEKLLAFYSDSSMQKNYVLPFTNSYLLSLEINGDAEWQNKILHILWDMKKEFEMKKSWGWQYEISIKTVQLWLILISNISLSSEESAKHNRLQQERLQLMLSFIHQNYSNNITLKEIAEVAHLSVSECTRSFKKGIHMTPYYYLVKFRIKRSCELLESTEYTITEIALRVGFNHVNHFIQSFKKHCDITPKEFRKIRNVQKHHQATKN
- the ilvD gene encoding dihydroxy-acid dehydratase, whose amino-acid sequence is MANKKMRSDMITKGFDRAPHRSLLRAAGVKEEDFGKPFIAVCNSYIDIVPGHIHLQEFGKIVKEAIREAGGVPFEFNTIGVDDGIAMGHIGMRYSLASREIIADSVETVVNAHWFDGMVCIPNCDKITPGMMMGALRVNIPTLFVSGGPMKAGKTSDGRSISLSSVFEGVGAYQAGKIDDSALLELEQYGCPTCGSCSGMFTANSMNCLAEGLGLALPGNGTILAVAPERRDFVRKSAKQLMELIKLDIKPRDIVTKDAIDNAFALDMAMGGSTNTVLHTLALAIEAGIDYPIERINEVAERVPHLAKIAPASDWHIEDVHNAGGVSAVINELLKKEGAIHGDCITVTGKTLRENVEGCEIQNTEVIHTIDNPHTERGGLAVLFGNLAPQGAIVKVGAVDKSVGGYHKGPAICFDSQDDCLAGIANGKIKEGHVVVIRYEGPKGGPGMPEMLAPTSQIMGMGLGAKVGLITDGRFSGASRGISIGHISPEAAEGGPIAFVNDGDIIELDLNNRSITLQITDEEMDRRRSEWKGFEPKIKRGYLARYSAMVTSASTGGVMKM
- a CDS encoding DMT family transporter — translated: MGKLIKSSLPSHPFILLFISILSVSISSIMIKFSNTPTSVAGMYRLYMSVFIMLAFVPWKTLRSVEMNKKDWFIVLLAGLFLGLHFLFWMESLVYTSVASSMVFLTLQPLFVLIGSTFLFKEQANLLTVFCLSVALFGSIIIAWGDIGISRNALIGDGLSLIGALFISAYLLVGQKVSRKIDVNVYSIIVFFIGGTVMLIYNLLNNFSLIDYDSSDWTYFLLLAIIPTIFGQYLFNLLLKSIGATTVSVGIIGEPVLAIILAYLLLGETISLFQFLGSMLTLVGMGMYFWSKSSKHNVQNNKTL
- a CDS encoding polysaccharide deacetylase family protein — encoded protein: MEIILWIGFYFLTFYAFLPALISRIFGFRVFMKGQAKKEVALTFDDGPDPVYTPKLLDLLKREGAKATFFVVGENAERYPEIVARIHEEGHIIGIHNYVHHTNWFMRPRTVKRQIHRTSDIIKKITGIRPMYYRPPWGMVNVFDYANLGYLQIVLWTSLFGDWRKRLGAEKLYKRMKGKLKPGQVFLLHDCGSTFGADRDAPANTISALERILDDGRKMGYRFIGIDEMIEITERAKNKGVDTHMAARRPQVNSDESIVENNPSIGFMKKLLVSVWMAYEKVFHLLFRLHPVGDGKFFNYRIRRYSGPPMDLRANATLHSGDYIMEIHFENQMLFELGMNSKSTLQIGIKIIREMERTLPDMARELAKATNGDKVKALYGVSMIHRGAESLGYGTYDLPRGFFSWTTNIYLRILIRVIHPSGNKRVRERGETMSPRMLIMPREILMTWADESREKRRPDRERTVKADIPKQKASEVEEASEDFEEGSIGKLV